From the Planktothricoides raciborskii GIHE-MW2 genome, the window TTGCTCATTCGGTTCCCAAGCGGAGAGGGCTTTATAAGTGGTTTCCCCAAAGGCAATATCACAGCCAATTTGTTTCGTGGTTGTTTCTAGGCGAAATGCCGCATTCACCGTATCCCCCAGGGCGGTATAGTCTTGGCGATCGCCCGTCCCGGTATTGCCAACCATCGCATAGCCCGTATTTACCCCGGCACCAATCCGTAATGGAAAGGGCAGAGGATATTTCTGATTCAGTTTTTCGGTGATCTGGGCTAAACCAATCAAAGACTGACAAATTTGCAGCACTTCTTCTGAACTCACTTGATTGCTGCGATGAAACCAAACCGCCATCACCGCATCGCCAATATATTTATCCACCCAACTACCATGAGTTCTAATAATATCACCGGCATAGCGAAACCAGGTGCCAATCACTTCTGACAGAATTTTCTCGTCCAGTTGCCGAGTCAGGACGGTGAAATTGCGAATATCCACCACCATCACAGAAATTAAACAGCGTTGATATAAGGCGGCGGTTAAATCCTGGGAGTCTTGGTCATCGACAGACTCCGTAGGTTTGTCCATCCCTGAGTAAAAATCAATTTCCGTTTCCCCAAAGGTGATGCGATCGCCATTTTGTAAAGTGACAGGAATCGTCACCCGTCGGCCATTCACAAACGTACCATTACGGCTGCCCAGATCGATTAAGTAAAATTCACCCCCTTCTGTCCGCTGCATCATGGCATGGTTTCGGGAAATCCATCGGTCTGGCAACACAAAATGATTATCGTCACTGCGACCAATTGTCCAGCAGCTTGTACCGATCAGGGGAAGATAGCGCTCACCGGATTCAGTTCGCAGAATCAAATGAGGATTTCGTTGCAAGTTCACTATGAGCCTCCCAGTGCTGCCAGACCTCGCCCTCTGATTCTACCCTGGTCTTTATGGGGTAAGCCTAAAGGACAGAGGTGGCAATTTTTTTACAGATGTTTTACATAATTGAGCCGAAGATTTTGATGATCCGGAAATTTTTGGCGATCGCAGGAATCGGCGCCATCTATTTCGGCCTATCCGCATTTTCTTTTAAGCCGCCAAAGCCGCCAACCAAAATAGGCCATCCACCAAAATTGTACTGAGAACTGCACCTGAAAATGCCCACCAGTGTAATGTTTCTGATGGGCTGCTTCTACGATAGCCTAAAGGAAAAAAACCGACGACCAGAAGAACCGTAGCGAGGACTGCCGCACAGCCAATTCCCCAAGGGGTATGGACTTGAGCGATCGCACTGCGGAAAATTGGCATCGCTAAATCTGATTCAGCCAGCATCAATTGGCGCCAGTGGGGAATCAGATCCACTAAATAAAAATAAATATCCGTGACCGCAGTGCCAAATAAAGAACCCACATAAAACCAAGCACCCACCAGCCATTGATTGCGACGGATACACCAAATCGCCATCGGCAAGGCGATCGCCTCCACGGGCAAATGTAGGGTCGGTTCCCAACGCAACCCCCCCCAATACAAAGAACCCGCCAACCAACTACCCGTAAAGCCCATCAACAAATCGCCCCAAACCGCCGTAGCAGACTGAGACATTAACCACCGACTCAGCCAAAACCAGCCGCCGGTAAGAATCAAGCTCACTAAAGGCAGATATCTCACCAAAGGAGCTTCAAAAAATACCGGCACCGAAACCAGAAACACTGACGCCGCAAAGACCAATCCCGGTTTGGCGACCCCAATTTTGCCTAGAACAAAAGTGAGCAAATTAACCGGAGACTTAAGCAAAGATGCGGTGACATCCCTAACAGACCAAGTATCGTTAAACAACGGATTTTAATATTCTTTACTTAACTTCATCTTATTTAATATACCAGACTCAAATCCTTGCCAAGTAAATTTAAAGAGCTTTTTCAGATCAATATATTCAAGATATTCAGGGGAACTGATTCAATGTGAATGAAAGAATGTCTATGGTCTGTTCTATGGTCTGTAAGTTGCCCAAAACAAGAGTTGCCCAATACAAAAGGAGGAATCGTGGGTTTATCTAAATTAAAAATATCTAAATCGAAACTATCAAACTGGAAATTATTAAGCGGATTCGGGTCTGGTGTCACCAGTGCGCTATTGCTTTCTAGTCAGGCTTTGAGCAACCAAGTCACGGAAACCAGCACCTCGGCAACCGATGCCCAGATAACATTCTGGGAAGCCATTGTCTTGGGAATGGTTCAAGGACTCACAGAATTTTTACCCATTAGTAGCACCGCTCATTTAAAAGTTGTGCCGGTTGTCCTCGGTTGGGGAGATCCCGGTGTTTCTTTTACTGCGGTGATTCAACTGGGTAGTATTGCCGCCGTCTTGTGGTACTTTTGGGGAGACTTGATCGGATTGACTAAAGGTGCATTCAGTGCTTTACGGGAGCAGAAATACAGCGATCGCGACCTAAAAATCGTCATCGGCATTGCCCTGGGAACCTTGCCCATCGTTATTTTAGGACTAGGGATTAAATTTAACGCCACCATTGCGGATTTTTATGACACAAAAGTCAGAAGTTTATTAGTAATTGCCATTGTTTCCATTATCATGGGGCTATTATTAGGAGTGGCAGAAATATTGGGCAAACGCCAGCGCAACTTTGAGCAATTGAGCCTCAAAGAGGGGGTCTTAATGGGTTGCGCCCAAGCATTAGCCATTATTCCTGGGGTGTCGCGTTCCGGTTCCACCATTACGTCCGGCTTATTTATTGGCTTGGAACGGGCTACCGCTGCACGATTTTCTTTTTTATTAGGAATTCCCGCTATTACCTTAGCCGGGTTAGTTGAGCTTAAAGACTTATTAAGTGAAGGGGTCGGGGGTGTTGGGATGGTGCCATTAATCTGCGGACTCGTCTCATCAGTGGTATTTTCTTATGGCTCGATCGCCTGGTTAATTAAATTCTTACAAACCCAGAACACCTGGGTATTTGTGGGCTATCGGCTAATTTTTGGTCTGACTATTTTAGGCGCGATCGCTGCCCAAATTTCCTGGACAGTAGGACAATAATTCTGTCGGGTGTGGGGTGTAATTGATAATTGATAATTAATAATTAATAATTAATAATTAATAATTGATAATTGATAAATTTCTTTAATTGTCAATTATCAATTGTTAATTATCAATTATTCCCCCGATGGCGGCCCTACACCCTACACCCCACACCCTGTCATTTATAAACTTATCCGTTGCTAAATCCCTTGCGAAAATGAGCGAAATATCTATCCGTCCTGCCCAAATTACCAAAATTATTCCCGATTCCATCGCCGCTGAAATTGGCTTTGAACCGGGCGATCGCCTAATTTCCATTAATGGCACTCGTCCTCGGGATCTAATTGATTACCAATTTCTTTGTGCCGATGAATTCCTAGAACTGGAAGTTCAAGACACCAAAGGAAAAATTCACCAGATAGAAATCGAAAAAGACTACGACGAAGACCTCGGTCTAGAATTTGAAAGCGCCTTATTTGATGGCCTAATTCAATGTAATAATCGTTGTCCTTTTTGCTTCATCGACCAAAAGCCGCCCGGAATGAGAGACACCCTATATCTCAAAGATGATGACTACCGTCTCAGCTTTTTATATGGGTCTTATCTCACCCTGACCAACTTACCAAAAAAAGAATGGGAAAGAATCGAACAAATGCGGCTTTCTCCTCTCTATGTTTCCGTTCATGCCACTGAACCAGAAATCCGCATTCGCTTACTAAAAAATCCGCGAGCCGGGGACATCCTCAAACAGTTACAATGGTTTAAAGAACGCCGCCTGCAAATTCATGCTCAAGTCGTCGTTTGTCCGGGAATTAATGATGGTCAACACTTAGAACAAACTTTATTAGATTTAGCCAAATTTGGCCGGGGTGAAGTGCCAGCAGTGGCATCGGTTGCCGTCGTCCCCGTTGGCTTAACCAAATTTAGACCCGATGAAGATGAATTAGTCCCGGTCTCTCCCGAAAAAGCCAGAGAAGTGATTCAGCAAGTGCAGAATTTGCAAGCATCTTTTAGAAAAAAATTAAAATCCACCTTTGCGTGGTTGGCGGATGAATGGTTTTTAATTGCCGGTGAAGAATTGCCCCCGGAATCAGATTATCAAGACTATCCCCAAATTGATAATGGTGTGGGTTCAATTCGCTTATTTATCCGGCAATTTGAGGAATTAGCTGCTGGAATTTTGCCCAAAGAAGTTACCCCAGAACGGCGTTTAACTTGGGTGGTGGGCAATGCGGTGGAAAAAGCCTTTGACCCGAT encodes:
- a CDS encoding adenylate/guanylate cyclase domain-containing protein; this translates as MVNLQRNPHLILRTESGERYLPLIGTSCWTIGRSDDNHFVLPDRWISRNHAMMQRTEGGEFYLIDLGSRNGTFVNGRRVTIPVTLQNGDRITFGETEIDFYSGMDKPTESVDDQDSQDLTAALYQRCLISVMVVDIRNFTVLTRQLDEKILSEVIGTWFRYAGDIIRTHGSWVDKYIGDAVMAVWFHRSNQVSSEEVLQICQSLIGLAQITEKLNQKYPLPFPLRIGAGVNTGYAMVGNTGTGDRQDYTALGDTVNAAFRLETTTKQIGCDIAFGETTYKALSAWEPNEQVFQQHTVHLKGYDKPTVTYGGSFVDLEKFVQIKSS
- a CDS encoding DUF3120 domain-containing protein, producing MFNDTWSVRDVTASLLKSPVNLLTFVLGKIGVAKPGLVFAASVFLVSVPVFFEAPLVRYLPLVSLILTGGWFWLSRWLMSQSATAVWGDLLMGFTGSWLAGSLYWGGLRWEPTLHLPVEAIALPMAIWCIRRNQWLVGAWFYVGSLFGTAVTDIYFYLVDLIPHWRQLMLAESDLAMPIFRSAIAQVHTPWGIGCAAVLATVLLVVGFFPLGYRRSSPSETLHWWAFSGAVLSTILVDGLFWLAALAA
- a CDS encoding undecaprenyl-diphosphate phosphatase translates to MKECLWSVLWSVSCPKQELPNTKGGIVGLSKLKISKSKLSNWKLLSGFGSGVTSALLLSSQALSNQVTETSTSATDAQITFWEAIVLGMVQGLTEFLPISSTAHLKVVPVVLGWGDPGVSFTAVIQLGSIAAVLWYFWGDLIGLTKGAFSALREQKYSDRDLKIVIGIALGTLPIVILGLGIKFNATIADFYDTKVRSLLVIAIVSIIMGLLLGVAEILGKRQRNFEQLSLKEGVLMGCAQALAIIPGVSRSGSTITSGLFIGLERATAARFSFLLGIPAITLAGLVELKDLLSEGVGGVGMVPLICGLVSSVVFSYGSIAWLIKFLQTQNTWVFVGYRLIFGLTILGAIAAQISWTVGQ
- a CDS encoding TIGR03279 family radical SAM protein, with protein sequence MSEISIRPAQITKIIPDSIAAEIGFEPGDRLISINGTRPRDLIDYQFLCADEFLELEVQDTKGKIHQIEIEKDYDEDLGLEFESALFDGLIQCNNRCPFCFIDQKPPGMRDTLYLKDDDYRLSFLYGSYLTLTNLPKKEWERIEQMRLSPLYVSVHATEPEIRIRLLKNPRAGDILKQLQWFKERRLQIHAQVVVCPGINDGQHLEQTLLDLAKFGRGEVPAVASVAVVPVGLTKFRPDEDELVPVSPEKAREVIQQVQNLQASFRKKLKSTFAWLADEWFLIAGEELPPESDYQDYPQIDNGVGSIRLFIRQFEELAAGILPKEVTPERRLTWVVGNAVEKAFDPICQSLNQVQGLKIQVVALNSEFWGQTISVTGVLTGQDLLMGLQGKDLGEAILLPTVMLKHGESRFLDDVTVEDLSRQLQVPVLMVHSVEELLNTAIADPFWRK